One window of Thermus hydrothermalis genomic DNA carries:
- a CDS encoding anthranilate synthase component II has product MRVLVVDNYDSFTYNLVQYLGELGASPVVWRNDQFALEDVEALDPDRILISPGPCTPLEAGLSLPLIARYAPRYPILGVCLGHQAIGMAFGGKVVPAPLIMHGKVSEIHHDGTGVFRGLHSPFPATRYHSLVVVEVPEELRVNAWVEEAGGRTVMGFRHRAYPTHGVQFHPESYLTEAGKLILKNFLEDPWK; this is encoded by the coding sequence ATGCGGGTTTTGGTGGTGGACAACTACGATAGCTTCACCTACAACCTGGTGCAGTACCTGGGGGAGCTTGGGGCGAGCCCCGTGGTCTGGCGGAACGACCAGTTCGCCCTCGAGGACGTGGAGGCCCTGGACCCGGACCGCATCCTGATTAGCCCCGGGCCCTGCACCCCGTTGGAGGCGGGGCTTTCCCTGCCCCTCATCGCCCGCTACGCCCCCCGCTACCCCATCCTCGGGGTCTGCCTGGGCCACCAGGCCATCGGCATGGCCTTCGGGGGGAAGGTGGTGCCGGCTCCCCTCATCATGCACGGCAAGGTGAGCGAGATCCACCACGACGGCACCGGGGTCTTCCGGGGGCTCCATAGCCCCTTCCCCGCCACCCGCTACCACTCCCTGGTAGTGGTGGAGGTGCCCGAGGAGCTTCGGGTGAACGCCTGGGTGGAGGAGGCGGGGGGGCGCACGGTGATGGGCTTTCGGCACCGGGCCTACCCCACCCACGGGGTGCAGTTTCACCCGGAAAGCTACCTCACCGAGGCGGGTAAACTCATCCTCAAGAACTTTTTGGAGGACCCATGGAAGTAG
- the truB gene encoding tRNA pseudouridine(55) synthase TruB, which produces MALYAVDKPLHLTSHDAVEEARKRLGTRRVGHTGTLDPLATGLLLLVSEESTKLVPFLSGEDKEYIAWVSFGATTPTLDAEGPVSEEAPVRFDRKDLESALPSFLALKEQVPPLYSAIKVGGKRAYEAAREGKPLELGPRPVRYVEVELLAFDPKPIPHPIAPSAKGWRLAEKGGRKVELPKPLGDYPTAVIRLVVGPGTYVRAFARDLGEKLRTKAFLSGLVRTRIGKVGLERAVRLSELSPEKAIPEVDVLPFPVVELSHTEARRVLEGVPLPIPALGYVTLVDSRRRLLAIAEGDGFKLKIKRVFVKEA; this is translated from the coding sequence ATGGCCCTCTACGCGGTGGACAAGCCCCTCCACCTCACCTCGCACGATGCGGTGGAGGAGGCGAGAAAGCGCCTCGGCACCCGCCGGGTGGGGCACACCGGCACCCTGGATCCCTTGGCCACGGGGCTTTTGCTCCTGGTATCCGAGGAGAGCACCAAACTGGTGCCCTTCCTCTCCGGGGAGGACAAGGAGTACATCGCCTGGGTTTCCTTCGGGGCCACCACGCCCACCTTGGATGCGGAAGGCCCCGTGAGCGAGGAGGCCCCGGTGCGCTTTGACCGCAAGGACCTGGAAAGCGCCCTCCCTTCCTTCCTGGCCCTAAAGGAGCAGGTGCCGCCCCTCTACTCCGCCATCAAGGTGGGGGGCAAGCGGGCCTACGAGGCGGCCCGGGAGGGGAAACCCCTGGAGCTCGGCCCGAGACCGGTGCGGTATGTGGAGGTGGAGCTCCTCGCCTTTGACCCCAAGCCCATTCCCCACCCCATCGCCCCCTCGGCCAAGGGGTGGCGGCTTGCGGAGAAGGGCGGGCGCAAGGTGGAGCTCCCGAAGCCCCTTGGGGACTATCCCACGGCGGTCATCCGCCTGGTGGTGGGCCCGGGCACCTACGTGCGGGCCTTCGCCCGGGACCTGGGGGAAAAGCTCAGGACCAAGGCCTTCCTCTCGGGGCTCGTGCGCACCCGCATCGGCAAGGTGGGCCTGGAACGGGCGGTGCGGCTTTCGGAGCTTTCCCCGGAGAAGGCCATCCCCGAGGTGGACGTCCTGCCCTTCCCCGTGGTGGAGCTTTCCCACACCGAGGCCAGGCGGGTCTTGGAAGGGGTGCCCCTTCCCATCCCCGCCCTGGGATACGTGACCCTGGTAGACTCCCGCAGGCGGCTTCTGGCCATCGCGGAGGGCGACGGCTTCAAGCTTAAGATCAAACGGGTGTTCGTAAAGGAGGCGTGA
- the trpE gene encoding anthranilate synthase component I: protein METLRPFRKTLLADLETPVTAYLKLAEKAPVSFLLESVERGRQSRFSIVGVGARRTFRLKDGVFTVNGKPLPTRDPLRTLYEAVHAPLERHPDLPPFFGGVVGYAAYDLIRYYERLPALKPDDLGLPDLLFVEPEVVAVFDHLKNLLHLVAPGVDPEEAEARLAWAEGRLKGPLPGVPGERPGGRARFQADMTEAAYLEAVGQALEYIRAGDIFQVVLSLRLSSPLTVHPFALYRALRSVNPSPYMGYLDLGEVVLVSASPESLLRSDGRKVVTRPIAGTRPRGRDEEEDRRLAEELLQDEKERAEHVMLLDLSRNDIGRVAAFGSVRVVEPLHVEYYSHVMHLVSTVEGVLAEGKTPLDALASVLPMGTVSGAPKIRAMEIIEELEPHRRGPYGGSFGYLAYDGVLDVALTLRTFVIAHGRMHVQAGAGIVADSVPEREYQECLNKAKALLKAVEMAEEGL, encoded by the coding sequence ATGGAGACCCTAAGGCCCTTTCGCAAAACCCTGCTCGCCGACCTGGAAACCCCCGTGACCGCCTACCTCAAGCTCGCCGAGAAGGCCCCGGTGAGCTTCCTCCTGGAGTCCGTGGAACGGGGGCGGCAAAGCCGCTTCTCCATCGTGGGGGTAGGGGCGAGGCGCACCTTCCGCCTGAAGGACGGGGTCTTTACCGTAAACGGGAAGCCCTTGCCCACCCGAGACCCCTTGCGCACCCTCTACGAGGCGGTGCACGCCCCCCTGGAGCGCCACCCGGACCTTCCCCCCTTCTTCGGGGGGGTGGTGGGGTACGCCGCCTACGACCTCATCCGCTACTACGAGCGCCTTCCCGCCCTCAAGCCCGACGACCTGGGCCTGCCCGACCTCCTCTTCGTGGAGCCCGAGGTGGTGGCGGTCTTTGACCACCTGAAAAACCTCCTCCACCTGGTGGCCCCGGGGGTGGACCCCGAGGAGGCGGAGGCCCGCCTAGCCTGGGCCGAGGGGCGGCTTAAGGGGCCCTTGCCCGGGGTCCCGGGGGAAAGGCCCGGGGGGCGGGCCCGGTTCCAGGCGGACATGACGGAGGCGGCGTACCTAGAGGCGGTGGGGCAGGCTCTGGAGTACATCCGGGCCGGGGATATCTTCCAGGTGGTCCTCTCCCTACGGCTTTCCTCCCCCCTTACCGTCCACCCCTTTGCCCTCTACCGGGCCCTGAGGAGCGTGAACCCAAGCCCCTACATGGGCTATCTGGACCTGGGGGAGGTGGTTCTGGTTTCCGCCAGCCCCGAAAGCCTCCTGCGCTCCGATGGCCGCAAGGTGGTGACCCGGCCCATCGCCGGCACCCGGCCCCGGGGCAGGGACGAGGAGGAGGACCGGCGGCTTGCGGAGGAGCTTCTACAGGACGAAAAGGAGCGGGCGGAGCACGTGATGCTTCTGGACCTTTCCCGCAACGACATCGGCCGGGTGGCGGCCTTTGGCAGCGTGCGGGTGGTGGAGCCTTTGCACGTGGAGTATTACTCCCACGTGATGCACCTGGTGTCCACGGTGGAGGGGGTCTTGGCGGAGGGGAAGACCCCCTTGGACGCCCTGGCCAGCGTCCTCCCCATGGGCACGGTTTCCGGGGCCCCCAAGATTAGGGCCATGGAGATCATTGAGGAACTGGAACCCCACCGCCGGGGGCCCTACGGGGGGAGTTTCGGCTATCTGGCCTACGATGGGGTCTTGGACGTGGCCCTCACCTTGCGCACCTTCGTCATCGCCCACGGGCGGATGCACGTGCAGGCGGGGGCGGGGATCGTGGCGGATTCCGTGCCGGAGAGGGAGTACCAGGAGTGCCTGAACAAGGCCAAGGCGCTATTGAAAGCGGTGGAGATGGCGGAGGAGGGGCTTTAG
- a CDS encoding enoyl-CoA hydratase/isomerase family protein: MDLAERYPSLRFAWPRPGVLEISFRGEKLNAMDPPLHRALSQVWRDLEALPHLRAVLLRGEGGVFSAGGSFALIEEMRASHEALMRVLEEARDLVLGPLNFPRPVVAAVEKVAVGAGLALALAADIAVVGKQARLLDGHLRLGVAAGDHAVLLWPLLVGLAKAKYHLFLNEPLTGEEAERLGLVALAVEDEAVYAKALEVAERLAKGPKEALSHTKRALNHWLRTFLPHFELSLALEFLGFSGKELEEGLKALKEKREPHFP; encoded by the coding sequence ATGGACCTAGCCGAACGGTACCCCTCCCTGCGCTTCGCCTGGCCCAGGCCCGGGGTCCTGGAGATCTCCTTCCGAGGGGAAAAGCTCAACGCCATGGACCCTCCCCTTCACCGGGCCCTCTCCCAGGTATGGCGGGACCTCGAGGCCCTCCCCCACCTCCGCGCCGTCCTCCTTCGCGGCGAAGGGGGCGTCTTCTCCGCCGGGGGGTCCTTTGCCCTCATTGAGGAGATGCGCGCCTCCCACGAGGCCCTGATGCGCGTTCTAGAGGAGGCGCGGGACCTGGTCCTAGGCCCCCTCAACTTCCCCAGGCCCGTGGTGGCGGCGGTGGAGAAGGTGGCGGTGGGGGCGGGGCTCGCCCTGGCCCTTGCGGCGGACATCGCCGTGGTGGGAAAGCAAGCCCGCCTCCTGGACGGCCACCTCCGCCTCGGGGTGGCGGCGGGGGACCATGCGGTCCTCCTCTGGCCCCTTCTGGTGGGCCTGGCCAAGGCCAAGTACCACCTCTTCCTCAACGAGCCCCTCACCGGGGAGGAGGCGGAAAGGCTTGGCCTGGTGGCCCTGGCGGTGGAGGACGAGGCGGTCTACGCAAAGGCGCTTGAGGTGGCGGAGCGCCTGGCCAAGGGGCCCAAGGAAGCCCTAAGCCACACCAAGCGGGCCCTCAACCACTGGCTCCGCACCTTCCTCCCCCACTTTGAGCTCTCCTTGGCCTTGGAGTTTTTGGGCTTTTCCGGAAAGGAACTGGAAGAAGGCCTGAAGGCTCTGAAGGAAAAACGGGAACCCCACTTTCCATGA
- a CDS encoding queuosine precursor transporter, producing the protein MRYLDLITALFATVLLVSNVASTKLVVLGPFTFDGGTLLFPLAYIFGDVLTEVYGYRKSRRVIWIGFLALVLATLTFQWVAALPTPEDGESRRFGEAFGLLLGLTPRIVLGSLLAYFAGEFANAYVLAKLKVRTGGRFFWLRALSSTLVGQGLDTGLFLLVAFYGVLPSEVLLAVFLSNYVFKVGVEALMLPITYGVVGFLKRAEGLDVYDKDTDFNPFRLA; encoded by the coding sequence ATGAGGTACCTGGACCTCATCACCGCCCTGTTCGCCACGGTGCTCCTCGTCTCCAACGTGGCCTCCACCAAGCTCGTGGTCCTGGGGCCTTTCACCTTTGACGGGGGAACCCTCCTCTTCCCCTTGGCCTACATCTTCGGGGACGTCCTCACGGAGGTCTACGGCTACCGCAAAAGCCGGCGGGTCATCTGGATCGGGTTCTTGGCCCTGGTCCTCGCCACCCTCACCTTCCAATGGGTGGCCGCCCTCCCCACCCCAGAGGACGGGGAAAGCCGCCGCTTTGGCGAAGCCTTCGGCCTCCTCCTCGGCCTCACCCCCAGGATCGTCCTGGGAAGCCTCCTCGCCTACTTCGCCGGGGAGTTCGCCAACGCCTACGTCCTGGCCAAGCTCAAGGTGCGCACGGGGGGGCGCTTCTTCTGGCTGCGCGCCCTAAGCTCCACCCTGGTGGGCCAGGGGCTGGACACGGGGCTCTTCCTCCTCGTGGCCTTCTACGGCGTCCTCCCAAGCGAGGTGCTCCTCGCCGTCTTCCTCTCCAACTACGTCTTCAAGGTGGGGGTGGAGGCCCTGATGCTCCCCATAACCTACGGCGTGGTGGGCTTCCTCAAGCGGGCCGAAGGGCTGGACGTTTACGACAAGGACACGGACTTCAACCCCTTCCGCCTGGCATGA
- a CDS encoding aldo/keto reductase — protein sequence MNPLWEHPMGVGTWAWGDRLFWGYGEAYGEAELKEAFRESLRAGLRLFDTAEFYGFGLSERLLGRFMAETGERPFLVTKFFPYPWRLSRKSLLKALKGSLGRLGVEAVDLYLLHWPWPPVPLRVWAEALAEAYERGLARGVGVANCSLAQLEAVKGVLERHRVPLWANQVEFSLLKRDWEAHLPALRREGIALMAYSPLAMGWLTGKLDPDRPPRGYRGSKYRPILGRVRRLLPVLKGLAEAKGTSPAAIALRYLMEKGALPIPGAKNAHQARQNADALRISLTPEEMALLEGAS from the coding sequence ATGAACCCCCTTTGGGAACACCCCATGGGCGTGGGCACTTGGGCCTGGGGGGACCGGCTTTTCTGGGGCTACGGCGAGGCCTATGGGGAAGCCGAGCTCAAGGAGGCCTTCCGGGAAAGCTTAAGGGCAGGCCTCCGCCTCTTTGACACCGCCGAGTTCTACGGGTTCGGCCTTTCGGAAAGGCTCTTGGGCCGCTTCATGGCCGAGACGGGGGAAAGGCCTTTTCTCGTCACCAAGTTCTTCCCCTACCCCTGGCGCCTTTCCAGAAAGAGCCTCCTAAAGGCCCTGAAGGGAAGCCTAGGGCGGCTTGGGGTGGAGGCGGTGGACCTCTACCTCCTCCACTGGCCCTGGCCCCCCGTGCCCCTCAGGGTCTGGGCCGAGGCCCTGGCGGAGGCCTACGAGCGGGGCCTCGCCCGGGGGGTGGGGGTGGCGAACTGCTCCTTGGCCCAACTGGAGGCGGTGAAGGGGGTCTTGGAGCGCCACCGGGTACCCCTTTGGGCCAACCAGGTGGAGTTTAGCCTCCTCAAGCGGGACTGGGAGGCCCACCTGCCCGCCCTCCGGCGGGAGGGCATCGCCCTCATGGCCTATAGCCCCCTGGCCATGGGCTGGCTCACGGGCAAGCTGGACCCCGACCGCCCCCCAAGGGGCTACCGGGGAAGCAAGTACCGCCCCATCCTGGGCCGGGTGCGCCGCCTTCTTCCCGTGCTCAAGGGGCTTGCCGAGGCCAAGGGGACAAGCCCCGCCGCCATCGCCCTCCGCTACCTGATGGAGAAGGGGGCCCTCCCCATCCCCGGGGCCAAAAACGCCCACCAGGCCCGGCAAAACGCCGACGCCCTGCGGATCTCCCTAACCCCGGAGGAGATGGCCCTTTTGGAGGGGGCATCGTAA
- a CDS encoding pseudouridine synthase: MRLQAFLARAGVASRRKAEALIQQGLVRVNGEVARLGQKVGPEDLVEVAGRRVALPERVVLALHKPKGYATTRFDPHAEKTVYELLPEIPGLHPVGRLDRDSEGLLLFTNDGELTFRLTHPRHGVKKVYRVWTERGTLPEAVCRRLLKGVLLEDGPAKALACRPAPGGALLTLGEGRKREVRRMLKAVGYPVRRLLRVQVGPIRLGDLPPGKWRRLSPEEEKALLRQVGLE; encoded by the coding sequence ATGCGGCTACAGGCTTTTCTGGCCCGGGCCGGGGTGGCGAGCCGCCGGAAGGCGGAGGCCCTGATCCAACAGGGCCTCGTCCGGGTGAATGGGGAGGTGGCTCGCCTGGGACAGAAGGTGGGGCCCGAGGACCTCGTGGAGGTGGCGGGCCGGCGGGTGGCCCTGCCCGAGCGGGTGGTCCTCGCCCTGCACAAGCCCAAGGGCTACGCCACCACCCGCTTTGACCCCCATGCGGAAAAGACCGTGTACGAGCTCCTACCGGAGATCCCCGGCCTCCACCCCGTGGGCCGCCTGGACCGGGACTCCGAGGGGCTTCTCCTCTTTACCAACGACGGCGAGCTCACCTTCCGCCTCACCCATCCCCGCCATGGGGTGAAAAAGGTCTACCGGGTCTGGACGGAAAGGGGCACCCTGCCGGAAGCCGTCTGCCGGAGGCTCTTGAAGGGGGTCCTTTTGGAGGACGGCCCCGCCAAGGCCCTCGCCTGCCGCCCCGCCCCGGGCGGCGCCCTCCTCACCCTAGGGGAGGGGCGGAAGCGGGAGGTGCGCCGGATGCTCAAGGCCGTGGGCTACCCGGTGCGGCGGCTTCTCCGGGTCCAGGTGGGGCCCATCCGGCTCGGGGACCTGCCCCCGGGCAAGTGGCGCAGGCTTTCCCCAGAGGAGGAGAAGGCCCTCTTGCGCCAGGTGGGGCTAGAATAA
- the hpt gene encoding hypoxanthine phosphoribosyltransferase, whose translation MFAPGNGPVQISAEAIRQRVAELGAQIAQDYQGKTPHLICVLNGAFIFMADLVRAIPLPLTLDFISISSYGNAYRSSGEVELIKDLRLPIHGRDVIVVEDIVDTGLTLSYLLDYLEARKPNSIRVAALLSKPSRRQVEVPIHYLGFEIEDAYVYGYGLDRAQFDRNLPFITSIRPEEE comes from the coding sequence ATGTTCGCGCCGGGGAACGGACCCGTGCAGATCAGCGCCGAGGCCATACGCCAACGGGTGGCGGAGCTAGGGGCCCAGATCGCCCAGGACTACCAGGGGAAGACCCCCCACCTCATCTGCGTGCTCAACGGGGCCTTCATCTTCATGGCCGACCTGGTGCGGGCCATCCCCCTCCCCCTCACCCTGGACTTCATCTCCATCAGCTCCTACGGCAACGCCTACCGCTCCAGCGGGGAGGTGGAGCTCATCAAGGACCTGAGGCTACCCATCCACGGCCGGGACGTCATCGTGGTGGAGGACATCGTGGACACGGGGCTTACCCTTTCCTATCTTTTGGACTACCTCGAGGCCCGCAAGCCCAACTCCATCCGCGTGGCCGCCCTCCTCTCCAAGCCCTCCCGCCGCCAGGTGGAGGTCCCCATCCACTACCTGGGCTTTGAGATTGAGGACGCCTACGTCTACGGCTACGGCCTGGACCGGGCCCAGTTTGACCGGAACCTGCCCTTCATCACGTCCATCCGCCCGGAGGAGGAATGA
- the ald gene encoding alanine dehydrogenase translates to MTIGVPKEIKTLENRVALTPGGVESLVKRGHTVLVERGAGVGSGLSDAEYERAGAHLVSREEAWKAEMVVKVKEPLPEEYPFLREGLILFTYLHLAADRALTEAMLRSGVTGIAYETVQLPDGSLPLLVPMSEVAGRMAPQVGAQFLEKPHGGRGVLLGGVPGVAPASVVILGGGTVGTNAAKIALGMGAQVTILDVNHKRLQYLDDVFGGRVVTLTATEANIKKSIQHADLLIGAVLVPGAKAPKLVTRDMLPLMKEGSVIVDVAVDQGGCVETIRPTTHAEPTYVVDGVVHYGVANMPGAVPRTSTFALTNQTLPYVLKLAEKGLEALWEDGALLKGLNTHKGLLTHPGVAEAFGLPYTPPEEALRR, encoded by the coding sequence ATGACCATCGGCGTACCCAAGGAGATCAAGACCCTGGAGAACCGCGTGGCCCTGACCCCGGGCGGGGTGGAGAGCCTGGTGAAGCGGGGGCATACCGTTTTGGTGGAGCGGGGGGCGGGGGTAGGCTCGGGCCTATCCGACGCCGAGTACGAGCGGGCCGGGGCCCACCTGGTAAGCCGCGAGGAGGCCTGGAAGGCGGAGATGGTGGTGAAGGTGAAAGAGCCCCTGCCCGAGGAGTACCCCTTTTTGCGGGAGGGGCTCATCCTCTTCACCTACCTCCACCTGGCGGCGGACCGCGCCCTCACCGAGGCCATGCTCCGAAGCGGGGTCACGGGCATCGCCTACGAAACGGTGCAGCTTCCCGATGGCTCCTTGCCCCTTCTCGTTCCCATGAGCGAGGTGGCGGGGCGCATGGCTCCCCAGGTGGGGGCGCAGTTCCTGGAGAAGCCCCACGGGGGGCGGGGGGTGCTTTTGGGTGGGGTGCCCGGGGTGGCCCCGGCCAGCGTGGTCATCCTGGGGGGCGGCACCGTGGGCACCAACGCCGCCAAGATCGCCTTGGGGATGGGGGCGCAGGTGACCATCCTGGACGTGAACCACAAGCGCCTCCAGTACCTGGACGACGTGTTTGGCGGGCGGGTGGTGACCCTCACCGCCACCGAGGCCAACATCAAGAAGAGCATCCAGCACGCCGACCTCCTCATCGGGGCGGTCTTGGTGCCGGGGGCCAAGGCGCCCAAGCTGGTCACCCGGGACATGCTCCCCCTGATGAAGGAGGGTTCGGTCATCGTGGACGTGGCCGTGGACCAGGGGGGGTGCGTGGAGACCATCCGCCCCACCACCCACGCCGAGCCCACCTACGTGGTGGACGGGGTGGTGCACTACGGGGTGGCCAACATGCCCGGGGCGGTGCCCCGCACCTCCACCTTTGCCCTCACCAACCAGACCCTGCCCTACGTGCTCAAGCTGGCGGAGAAGGGCTTGGAGGCCCTCTGGGAAGACGGGGCCCTCCTCAAGGGGTTAAACACCCACAAGGGCCTCCTCACCCACCCGGGGGTGGCGGAGGCCTTTGGCCTCCCTTACACGCCTCCCGAGGAGGCCTTAAGGAGGTAG
- a CDS encoding adenylosuccinate synthase, whose product MPGIAIIGAQWGDEGKGKVVDALARDADYVVRYQGGANAGHTVVAEGRVFKLNLLPSGVIHPHAVNVLGDGMVIDPFRFQEELEGLRKEGFDPKVLVSERAHLVLPHHKYVESRHNFVGTTGRGIGPAYSDRARRVGIRAGDLLDEEVLRERVRRLLHEKPNSTREAGWDTEEKALADLHRMREILRPYIADTGALLREAWRKGKRLLFEGAQATLLDLNYGTYPYVTSSHPTVGGILVGTGLPHKAITKVYGVAKAYATRVGEGPFPTEIHGELAHHLREKGGEYGTTTGRPRRVGWLDLVALKYACEVNGFDGLALTKLDVLSGLEKVKVAVEYLDGARPGEARPEAVRYLELPGWGELSGVKGREDLPGSLLRYLELIEEHTGVPVVLFSTSPRREDTFGAVSWV is encoded by the coding sequence ATGCCGGGGATCGCCATCATCGGGGCGCAGTGGGGGGACGAGGGCAAGGGCAAGGTGGTGGACGCCTTGGCCCGGGACGCGGACTACGTGGTCCGCTACCAGGGCGGGGCCAACGCCGGGCACACCGTGGTGGCGGAGGGCCGGGTTTTCAAGCTCAACCTCCTGCCCTCCGGGGTCATCCACCCCCATGCGGTGAACGTCCTGGGGGACGGGATGGTCATAGACCCCTTCCGCTTCCAGGAAGAGCTGGAAGGCCTGCGGAAAGAAGGGTTTGACCCCAAGGTCCTGGTATCGGAAAGGGCCCACCTGGTCCTACCCCACCACAAGTACGTGGAAAGCCGCCACAACTTCGTGGGCACCACGGGCCGGGGCATCGGCCCCGCCTACTCGGACCGGGCCAGGCGGGTGGGGATTAGGGCGGGGGACCTTTTGGACGAGGAGGTCTTGCGGGAGAGGGTGCGCCGCCTCCTCCACGAGAAGCCCAACTCCACCCGGGAGGCGGGCTGGGACACGGAGGAGAAGGCCCTCGCCGACCTCCACCGCATGCGGGAGATCCTGAGGCCCTACATCGCCGACACCGGGGCCCTCCTGCGGGAGGCCTGGCGCAAGGGGAAGCGCCTCCTCTTTGAAGGGGCCCAGGCCACCCTCTTGGACCTGAACTACGGCACCTACCCCTACGTGACGAGCTCCCACCCCACGGTGGGGGGCATCCTGGTGGGCACCGGCCTCCCCCACAAGGCCATCACCAAGGTCTACGGGGTGGCCAAGGCCTACGCCACCCGGGTGGGGGAAGGCCCCTTCCCCACGGAGATCCACGGGGAGTTGGCCCACCACCTGCGGGAAAAGGGGGGGGAGTACGGCACCACCACGGGCAGGCCCCGCAGGGTGGGCTGGCTGGACCTGGTGGCCCTGAAGTACGCCTGCGAGGTGAACGGCTTTGACGGCCTGGCCCTCACCAAGCTGGACGTGCTCTCGGGCCTGGAAAAGGTGAAGGTGGCCGTGGAGTACCTGGACGGGGCCCGCCCTGGGGAGGCGAGGCCGGAAGCGGTGCGCTACCTGGAGCTTCCCGGCTGGGGGGAGCTTTCGGGGGTCAAGGGGCGGGAGGACCTCCCGGGAAGCCTCCTCCGCTACCTGGAGCTCATTGAGGAGCACACGGGGGTGCCCGTGGTCCTCTTCTCCACGAGCCCCCGCCGGGAGGATACCTTCGGGGCGGTGAGCTGGGTCTAG
- the trpD gene encoding anthranilate phosphoribosyltransferase, which yields MEVVRKALLGEVLEEEEAYRLMQALMRGEVSPVRAAGVLTAMALRGERPHEIAAMARAMREAARPLRVGRRPLLDIVGTGGDHKGLLNLSTLAALVAAAGGVAVAKHGNRAASSQAGSADLLEALGVDLEAPPERVGEAIEALGFGFLFARVFHPAMRHVAPVRAELGIRTVFNLLGPLTNPAGAEAYVLGVYSERWLSPMAEALERLGARGLVVHGEGADELVLGENRVAEVGKGVYTLTPEAVGLERAPLEALKGGTPKENAERARRLLKGEERGPAAQAVALAAGAGLYAAGAVGSLEAGVRRAQEVLASGEAYLLLERYVAFLKA from the coding sequence ATGGAAGTAGTGCGGAAGGCGCTTCTGGGCGAGGTGTTGGAGGAGGAGGAGGCCTATCGCCTCATGCAGGCCCTGATGCGGGGGGAGGTTTCCCCGGTGCGGGCGGCGGGGGTGCTCACCGCCATGGCCCTAAGGGGGGAAAGGCCCCACGAGATCGCCGCTATGGCCCGGGCCATGCGGGAGGCGGCGAGGCCCTTGAGGGTGGGCCGGAGGCCCCTTCTGGACATCGTGGGCACCGGGGGGGACCACAAGGGGCTCTTGAACCTCTCCACCCTGGCCGCCCTGGTGGCGGCGGCGGGGGGGGTGGCGGTGGCCAAGCACGGGAACCGGGCGGCGAGCTCCCAGGCGGGGAGCGCCGACCTCTTGGAGGCCTTGGGGGTGGACCTGGAGGCCCCGCCCGAAAGGGTGGGGGAGGCCATAGAGGCCTTAGGCTTCGGCTTCCTCTTCGCCCGGGTCTTCCACCCCGCCATGCGCCACGTGGCCCCGGTGCGGGCGGAGCTTGGCATCCGCACTGTCTTCAACCTCTTGGGCCCCCTCACCAACCCCGCCGGGGCGGAGGCCTACGTCCTCGGGGTCTATAGCGAAAGGTGGCTTTCCCCCATGGCCGAGGCCTTGGAGCGGCTTGGGGCCCGGGGGCTCGTGGTGCACGGGGAAGGGGCGGACGAGCTCGTCCTCGGGGAGAACCGGGTGGCGGAGGTGGGGAAGGGGGTCTACACCCTCACCCCGGAGGCGGTGGGCTTGGAGCGGGCCCCCCTCGAGGCCCTCAAGGGGGGCACCCCCAAGGAGAACGCCGAGCGGGCCCGGCGCCTCCTGAAGGGGGAGGAAAGGGGCCCTGCGGCCCAGGCGGTGGCCCTAGCGGCGGGGGCGGGGTTGTACGCCGCCGGCGCGGTGGGGAGCCTCGAGGCGGGCGTGCGCCGGGCCCAGGAGGTCCTGGCAAGCGGCGAGGCCTACCTCCTCCTGGAGCGGTACGTGGCCTTCCTTAAGGCCTAG